A genomic region of Rhizomicrobium sp. contains the following coding sequences:
- the eno gene encoding phosphopyruvate hydratase has translation MTAIIDITGREILDSRGNPTVEVDVRLEDGSFGRAAVPSGASTGAHEAVELRDGGKRYGGKGVEKAVAAVNGEIFDTLCGMEAEDQVRLDKLMCTLDGTPNKARLGANAILGVSLAVAKAAAEAANLPLYRYVGGAKAQVLPVPMMNIVNGGVHADNPIDFQEFMIMPVGAPSFREALRMGAEVFHTLKKALHDAGHNTNVGDEGGFAPNLKSADEALSFIMKSIEKAGYRPGEDIYLALDPASTEFFKDGKYVLEGEGKTLTPDQMVKVYADLSARYPIVSIEDGMAEDDWDGWAGITQAIGNKVQLVGDDLFVTNTKRLVEGIKKGVANAILIKVNQIGSLTETLDAVETAQRAAYRAVMSHRSGETEDSTIADLAVATNCGQIKTGSLARSDRLAKYNQLLRIEELLGDQAVYAGRSVLKTPV, from the coding sequence ATGACAGCGATCATCGACATCACCGGCCGCGAGATTCTCGACAGCCGCGGCAATCCGACCGTGGAGGTCGATGTCAGGCTGGAAGACGGCTCTTTCGGCCGCGCCGCGGTGCCGTCCGGCGCCTCGACCGGCGCGCATGAAGCGGTGGAACTTCGCGACGGCGGCAAGCGCTATGGCGGCAAGGGCGTCGAAAAAGCGGTTGCCGCGGTGAACGGTGAAATTTTCGACACACTCTGCGGCATGGAGGCCGAGGACCAGGTCCGCCTCGACAAGCTGATGTGTACGCTGGATGGAACGCCGAACAAGGCGCGGCTCGGCGCCAATGCGATACTCGGCGTCTCGCTCGCGGTCGCCAAGGCCGCGGCCGAGGCCGCGAACCTGCCGCTCTACCGCTATGTCGGCGGCGCCAAGGCGCAGGTGCTGCCGGTGCCGATGATGAACATCGTCAATGGCGGCGTCCACGCCGACAATCCGATCGACTTCCAGGAATTCATGATCATGCCGGTCGGCGCGCCGAGCTTCCGCGAGGCGCTGCGCATGGGCGCGGAAGTCTTCCACACGCTGAAGAAGGCGCTGCACGACGCCGGCCACAACACCAATGTCGGCGACGAGGGCGGCTTCGCGCCCAACCTCAAGAGCGCCGACGAAGCGCTCAGCTTCATCATGAAATCCATCGAGAAGGCCGGCTATCGCCCCGGCGAGGACATCTACCTCGCGCTCGATCCCGCCTCGACGGAATTCTTCAAGGACGGAAAGTACGTGCTGGAAGGCGAGGGCAAGACGCTCACGCCCGACCAGATGGTCAAGGTCTATGCCGATCTCAGCGCCCGCTATCCCATCGTCTCCATTGAAGACGGCATGGCGGAAGACGATTGGGACGGCTGGGCCGGCATCACCCAGGCGATCGGCAACAAGGTCCAGCTCGTCGGCGACGATCTCTTCGTCACCAACACCAAACGCCTGGTCGAGGGCATCAAGAAGGGCGTCGCCAACGCGATCCTGATCAAGGTCAACCAGATCGGCTCGCTGACCGAAACGCTCGACGCGGTGGAGACCGCGCAGCGCGCCGCCTATCGCGCCGTGATGTCCCACCGCTCCGGCGAGACCGAGGATTCCACCATCGCCGACCTCGCCGTGGCGACGAATTGCGGGCAGATCAAGACCGGCTCGCTGGCGCGTTCGGACCGCCTGGCGAAATACAATCAGCTCCTGCGCATCGAGGAACTGCTCGGCGACCAGGCCGTCTATGCCGGCCGCAGCGTGCTGAAGACGCCGGTCTGA
- a CDS encoding MAPEG family protein, protein MHVTHAELLSAAVTILSILFLAYAGVNVSRMRNAYNVAAPAVTGHPKFECAYRVQVNTLEQFVMFLPLLWLATAYFQPLPWLPAAFGLVWVIGRVLYLQGYMTAPDKRETGFVVTVVGTVGLLILSIWGIVNAWIAVSAI, encoded by the coding sequence ATGCACGTCACTCACGCCGAGCTGCTCAGCGCGGCCGTCACCATCCTGTCGATCCTGTTCCTGGCCTATGCCGGCGTGAACGTGTCGCGGATGCGCAACGCGTACAACGTCGCCGCGCCCGCCGTCACCGGCCATCCGAAATTCGAATGCGCCTATCGCGTGCAGGTCAACACGCTCGAACAGTTCGTGATGTTCCTGCCGCTCTTGTGGCTGGCGACCGCCTATTTTCAGCCTTTGCCCTGGCTGCCGGCGGCGTTCGGGCTGGTGTGGGTCATCGGCCGCGTCCTCTACCTGCAGGGCTACATGACGGCGCCGGACAAGCGCGAGACGGGCTTCGTGGTCACGGTGGTGGGGACGGTGGGCCTGCTGATCCTGTCGATCTGGGGCATCGTGAACGCGTGGATCGCGGTAAGCGCGATCTAA
- the kdsA gene encoding 3-deoxy-8-phosphooctulonate synthase: MAQPNPVVKVGNVEVGNARKLALIAGPCQLESREHAFEMAHALKEMAAKAGLGLIYKTSFDKANRTSTSGKRGLGLEKSLQVFADLRSELGLPVLTDIHEREQCAIMAPVVDVLQIPAFLSRQTDLILAAAATGKVVNVKKGQFLAPWDMKNAIAKVMEGGNNNVLVTERGVSFGYNTLVVDMTSLPKMAKFGAPVVIDATHAVQQPGGQGDKSGGEREMAPYIARAAVACGVAAVFIETHNDPDDAARRGISDAANMLWLKDVPDLLADLVEIDRIAKRPRVN, encoded by the coding sequence ATGGCCCAGCCCAATCCCGTCGTCAAAGTCGGCAATGTCGAGGTCGGAAACGCGCGCAAGCTCGCGCTCATTGCCGGTCCCTGCCAGCTCGAGAGTCGCGAACACGCCTTCGAGATGGCGCATGCGCTGAAGGAGATGGCGGCCAAGGCCGGCCTCGGGCTGATCTACAAGACCAGCTTCGACAAGGCCAACCGCACCAGCACGAGCGGCAAGCGCGGCCTGGGGCTCGAGAAATCGCTCCAGGTCTTCGCCGACCTGCGCTCCGAGCTCGGCCTTCCGGTGCTGACCGACATCCACGAACGCGAGCAATGCGCGATCATGGCGCCGGTGGTGGACGTGCTGCAGATTCCGGCCTTCCTCTCGCGCCAGACCGATCTGATCCTGGCCGCCGCCGCGACCGGCAAGGTGGTCAACGTCAAGAAGGGCCAGTTCCTCGCGCCCTGGGACATGAAGAACGCCATCGCCAAGGTGATGGAAGGGGGCAACAACAACGTGCTGGTGACCGAGCGCGGCGTCAGCTTCGGCTACAACACGCTCGTCGTCGACATGACGTCCTTGCCCAAGATGGCGAAGTTCGGTGCCCCCGTCGTGATCGACGCGACGCATGCCGTGCAGCAGCCGGGCGGGCAGGGCGACAAATCCGGCGGCGAGCGCGAGATGGCGCCCTATATCGCGCGCGCCGCCGTGGCCTGCGGCGTCGCGGCCGTCTTCATCGAGACGCACAACGATCCGGACGACGCGGCGCGCCGCGGCATCTCCGACGCCGCGAACATGCTGTGGCTGAAGGACGTGCCGGACCTGCTCGCCGACCTCGTCGAGATCGACCGCATCGCCAAGCGCCCGCGCGTGAATTAG
- a CDS encoding polysaccharide biosynthesis/export family protein, whose protein sequence is MFQAVHFLRRARRALGALAFGIAVLLAGMAPAAADASAAYGGADYRLGSGDKVHVTVYDQADLSGDFQVDATGVIRLPLIGQIKAGGLTAHEVEGGIAAALSQGYLNDPKVAVEITTYRPFYIVGEVLKPGEYPFANGMTASSAIALAGGYTPKAVKSVIYVRHQGDSEERRLAATDATAVGPGDVVRIDSTTFWDVLDILAPLAGVSALRYTVP, encoded by the coding sequence ATGTTCCAAGCGGTCCACTTCCTTCGACGCGCCCGACGCGCCCTCGGCGCGCTGGCGTTCGGCATCGCCGTCCTGCTGGCGGGCATGGCGCCGGCCGCCGCCGACGCGTCGGCGGCCTATGGCGGCGCGGATTATCGCCTGGGCAGCGGCGACAAGGTCCATGTCACGGTCTACGACCAGGCGGACCTCAGCGGCGATTTCCAGGTCGACGCCACCGGCGTCATCCGCCTGCCGCTGATCGGCCAGATCAAGGCCGGCGGACTCACCGCGCACGAGGTCGAGGGCGGCATCGCCGCGGCGCTGTCGCAAGGCTATCTCAACGATCCCAAGGTCGCGGTCGAGATCACGACCTACCGCCCGTTCTACATCGTCGGCGAAGTGCTCAAGCCCGGCGAATATCCTTTCGCCAACGGCATGACCGCATCGAGCGCGATCGCGCTGGCTGGCGGCTACACGCCCAAGGCGGTGAAAAGCGTGATCTATGTCCGCCATCAGGGCGACAGCGAGGAGCGCCGCCTCGCCGCGACCGACGCCACGGCGGTCGGCCCGGGCGACGTGGTGCGCATCGATTCCACGACGTTCTGGGACGTCCTCGACATCCTCGCGCCGCTCGCCGGCGTCAGCGCGCTGCGCTACACGGTTCCGTAA
- a CDS encoding inorganic phosphate transporter, translated as MLSTLTQGSPLALVILSASLILVLVFEFSNGFHDTANAVATVIYTNTLKPAVAVVLSGTMNFLGVLIGGIAVAYALVELIPPEVLSPPGGGIAAGMLTALFVSALLWNIGTWWFGIPNSSSHALIGGLVGIAVETSLAHGRGLQDGVDWAQVWSVLLSLLVSPVLGFVLALLLYRLIAFLIRDHRLYEPPVGDKPPVAWMRGLLILTCTGVSLAHGTNDGQKSIGLIMLTIIGLMPTDYALNLGMTAAQAAQAAHEMPAAVSLIQRYGDDRKTAGAAAARHIGDTFTRYPTAEAIPGPQRQAMRNALNQVLAEMRTASEAGSISSADKARAKAIHGDLMKAIEYAPWWVRIMSAVCLGIGTMVGYRRIVTTFGERLGKQHLVPAQGAAAELVGAALIGFAGVTGYPVSTTHVITGGIAGTMVGSGAGVQSATLWQIATAWVLTLPATVAMSAGVFYLLS; from the coding sequence ATGCTCTCCACCCTGACCCAAGGTTCCCCCCTCGCGCTCGTCATCCTGTCCGCCAGCCTCATCCTCGTTCTGGTCTTCGAGTTCTCCAACGGCTTTCACGACACCGCCAACGCGGTGGCGACCGTCATCTATACCAACACGCTGAAGCCGGCCGTCGCGGTCGTCCTGTCCGGCACCATGAATTTCCTCGGCGTGCTGATCGGCGGCATCGCCGTCGCCTATGCGCTGGTCGAGCTCATCCCGCCGGAGGTCCTGTCGCCGCCCGGCGGCGGCATCGCGGCCGGCATGCTGACGGCGCTGTTCGTGTCGGCGCTCCTCTGGAATATCGGCACCTGGTGGTTCGGCATCCCCAATTCCAGCTCCCATGCCCTGATCGGCGGATTGGTGGGCATCGCGGTCGAAACCTCGCTCGCCCATGGCCGCGGCCTGCAGGACGGCGTCGACTGGGCGCAGGTGTGGAGCGTGCTGCTGTCGCTGCTGGTCTCGCCCGTGCTCGGTTTCGTGCTGGCTCTGCTGCTGTACCGCCTCATCGCCTTCCTCATCCGCGACCACCGTCTCTACGAGCCGCCCGTGGGCGACAAGCCGCCCGTCGCCTGGATGCGCGGCCTTTTGATCCTTACCTGCACCGGGGTTTCGCTGGCGCACGGCACCAATGACGGCCAGAAGAGCATCGGTCTCATCATGCTCACCATCATCGGGCTGATGCCGACGGACTACGCCCTGAACCTCGGCATGACCGCCGCCCAGGCGGCACAGGCCGCGCACGAGATGCCCGCCGCGGTCAGCCTCATCCAGCGCTATGGCGACGACCGCAAGACGGCGGGCGCCGCCGCCGCCCGGCATATCGGCGATACCTTCACGCGCTATCCGACCGCCGAGGCGATCCCGGGGCCGCAGCGCCAAGCCATGCGCAACGCCCTCAACCAGGTCCTGGCCGAGATGCGGACGGCGAGCGAAGCGGGGTCGATCTCGTCCGCCGACAAGGCGCGGGCCAAGGCGATCCATGGCGACCTGATGAAGGCCATCGAATACGCGCCCTGGTGGGTCCGCATCATGAGCGCGGTGTGCCTGGGCATCGGCACCATGGTCGGCTATCGCCGCATCGTGACGACCTTCGGCGAGCGCCTCGGCAAGCAGCATCTGGTGCCGGCGCAGGGCGCCGCGGCGGAGCTGGTCGGCGCCGCGCTGATCGGCTTTGCCGGCGTCACCGGCTATCCGGTGAGCACGACGCATGTCATCACCGGCGGCATCGCCGGCACGATGGTGGGATCGGGCGCCGGCGTGCAATCGGCGACGCTCTGGCAGATCGCGACGGCCTGGGTCCTGACGCTCCCCGCGACCGTGGCGATGTCGGCGGGCGTCTTCTACCTGCTCTCCTAG
- a CDS encoding type II toxin-antitoxin system VapC family toxin: protein MIGLDTNVLIRAFIVDEGEQTRKARQLIVRECSAEQPGQIASIVLAEAIWVLESVYGFGREAISAAVARLLSVDDIGFEHEPAIRTALASFSRHRADFADALVVEINRRAGCSATATFDRKAARLDGFRLLR from the coding sequence GTGATCGGTCTGGATACCAACGTCCTCATTCGTGCCTTCATCGTTGACGAAGGGGAACAGACGCGCAAAGCCCGCCAGCTGATCGTGCGGGAATGCTCGGCGGAACAGCCGGGTCAAATCGCGTCCATCGTGCTCGCGGAAGCGATATGGGTTCTTGAGAGTGTATACGGATTTGGTCGCGAAGCGATTTCCGCTGCCGTGGCTCGGCTTTTGAGCGTCGACGACATCGGATTCGAGCACGAGCCCGCCATCAGAACGGCGCTGGCAAGTTTTTCCCGCCATCGCGCCGACTTCGCGGATGCGCTGGTGGTCGAAATCAACCGTCGCGCTGGTTGTTCGGCCACGGCGACGTTCGACCGAAAGGCGGCCCGACTGGATGGCTTCAGACTTCTGCGTTGA
- a CDS encoding AbrB/MazE/SpoVT family DNA-binding domain-containing protein → MEDGISGAKLAERLLTRPEGATMRELIAATGGPQYNVLKRLESRGATVSKTREGRETRYRVARSAPVYEMLVSDKGQVTLPKGMREELRVFAGQKLEARMEDGRAIIAPKRGSIQDLFGILGKPPRGTHLTNEQIKEAIRQRAVERYDRSLGRRK, encoded by the coding sequence ATGGAAGATGGTATCTCCGGTGCGAAGCTCGCTGAGCGGCTGTTGACCCGGCCGGAAGGCGCGACCATGCGCGAGCTGATCGCGGCTACTGGTGGGCCGCAGTACAATGTCCTGAAGCGACTGGAATCCCGGGGCGCAACGGTGTCCAAGACGCGCGAGGGACGCGAGACGCGTTATCGCGTCGCCAGGTCGGCGCCGGTTTACGAGATGTTGGTCAGCGATAAGGGGCAGGTCACGCTGCCCAAAGGCATGCGCGAGGAACTGCGCGTTTTTGCGGGACAGAAGCTGGAGGCACGCATGGAAGACGGAAGAGCCATTATCGCCCCCAAACGTGGGAGCATCCAGGACTTGTTCGGAATTCTCGGCAAGCCGCCCCGCGGCACGCACTTAACGAATGAGCAGATAAAAGAGGCCATTCGTCAGAGGGCAGTGGAACGCTACGACCGATCACTCGGACGGCGGAAGTGA
- a CDS encoding helix-turn-helix domain-containing protein encodes MRGARQALAIAKGEADPRSYRVHIPHEIDVRRIRAKLGMTQAQFAKEFGFSVDTLRHWEQGRRMPDGAARAYLKVIDHAPKAVAKALKAA; translated from the coding sequence TTGCGCGGTGCGCGCCAGGCGCTCGCCATCGCGAAGGGCGAGGCCGATCCCCGCTCGTATCGCGTTCACATTCCGCACGAGATCGACGTACGCCGAATCCGCGCCAAGCTCGGAATGACGCAGGCGCAGTTTGCCAAGGAGTTCGGGTTCAGTGTGGATACGCTACGCCATTGGGAGCAAGGCCGGCGCATGCCCGATGGCGCCGCGCGGGCCTATCTCAAGGTGATCGACCATGCACCGAAGGCGGTGGCGAAGGCGCTGAAAGCGGCGTGA
- a CDS encoding GIY-YIG nuclease family protein, which translates to MPIMFNSLLAEASLELSNVILIRHKDARATKGRSPYELWRDDRPAFEDYQSHQGFDGRSRFTRASKWASFVGLPDGKTMFVGVYDASYQGVLDHERVSPHTGTLDPAGGYDMYNLRVDEKFAEFDGRLFIDWGEGMRAWVQRADNQNKKITELRLKFEEDPFPGFLNFMEPLSKIAALPQGWTSVLKSSCGIYLLTCPKTREQYVGSVTGKEGFWQRWQNYSRTGHGGNVALRSRDPSDYQVSILEVAGSSATEVEILAMESRWKQKLQSREMGLNRN; encoded by the coding sequence ATGCCCATTATGTTCAATTCGCTTTTGGCCGAAGCATCGCTTGAGCTGAGCAATGTCATTCTAATCCGTCATAAAGACGCTCGGGCAACGAAGGGGCGTTCGCCCTATGAATTGTGGCGGGATGACCGTCCGGCGTTCGAAGACTACCAGTCCCATCAGGGATTCGATGGTCGCTCGAGGTTCACGCGCGCTTCGAAGTGGGCATCATTCGTGGGGCTGCCCGACGGTAAGACGATGTTCGTTGGCGTCTATGATGCAAGCTATCAAGGCGTTCTCGATCATGAGCGGGTCAGTCCCCACACTGGCACTCTCGACCCCGCTGGCGGCTATGACATGTATAATCTTCGTGTGGATGAAAAATTTGCCGAATTCGACGGCAGGCTTTTCATCGATTGGGGAGAGGGTATGCGCGCATGGGTTCAGCGGGCCGACAACCAAAACAAGAAGATCACCGAATTGCGATTAAAGTTCGAGGAAGATCCCTTTCCTGGCTTTCTAAACTTTATGGAACCGCTGTCCAAGATTGCGGCGCTGCCTCAGGGTTGGACTTCCGTCCTGAAATCGTCTTGCGGCATTTATCTTCTGACTTGTCCGAAAACCCGAGAGCAATACGTAGGTTCGGTAACCGGAAAAGAGGGGTTCTGGCAGCGGTGGCAGAACTATTCGCGGACCGGCCATGGAGGGAATGTCGCGCTCAGATCGCGCGATCCCAGCGATTATCAAGTATCGATTCTTGAGGTGGCTGGAAGTTCGGCAACGGAAGTCGAAATCCTGGCGATGGAATCGCGCTGGAAGCAGAAATTGCAGAGTCGTGAAATGGGGCTGAACAGAAACTGA
- a CDS encoding CTP synthase, with product MARLIFITGGVVSSLGKGLASAALGAVLQARGYKVRLRKLDPYLNVDPGTMSPFQHGEVYVTDDGAETDLDLGHYERFTGVSALKSDNITSGRIYQQVIEKERRGGYLGRTVQVIPHVTDMIKEFVLDGIEGLDFLLVEIGGTVGDIEGLPFFEAIRQLHNDLPDRQTAFVHLTLVPYIEAAGELKTKPTQHSVKELRAIGIQPDILMCRASHPIPDDERRKIGQFCNVPTERVIPALDLDTIYRVPMAYHQAGLDTQLLKVFGIDDAPEPDLARWQQVVDRVKNPEGEVRIAIVGKYMQVKDSYKSLSEALVHGGIANNVKVHLDWIDSEIFERPDAPAFLENVNGILVPGGFGERGTEGKIHAVKFARERKVPFFGICYGLHMAVIEAARDLAGLEGAGTTEIGHPKHPVIGLMTEWVKGNRKETRSADGDMGGTMRLGAYTAVLTPGSRVSEVYGGATEISERHRHRYEVNTEYAKLLGEKGFKVSGWSPDGRLPEIMEFPDHPWFIGVQFHPELKSRPLEPHPLFTSFVAAAVAKSRLV from the coding sequence ATGGCGCGGTTGATCTTCATCACCGGCGGCGTGGTCTCTTCCTTGGGAAAAGGTCTTGCGTCCGCCGCACTCGGAGCCGTTCTTCAGGCTCGCGGGTACAAAGTCCGTTTGCGGAAACTCGACCCCTATCTCAACGTCGATCCGGGGACCATGTCGCCATTCCAGCACGGCGAAGTCTACGTCACCGACGACGGGGCGGAGACCGACCTCGACCTCGGCCATTACGAGCGCTTCACCGGCGTGTCGGCGTTGAAGTCGGACAACATCACTTCCGGCCGCATTTACCAGCAGGTGATCGAGAAGGAGCGGCGCGGCGGCTATCTCGGCCGCACCGTGCAGGTGATCCCGCACGTCACCGACATGATCAAGGAATTCGTGCTCGACGGCATCGAGGGCCTCGATTTCCTGCTGGTCGAGATCGGTGGCACGGTCGGCGACATCGAGGGCCTGCCGTTCTTCGAGGCGATCCGCCAGCTCCACAACGACCTGCCCGACCGCCAGACCGCGTTCGTGCACCTCACCCTGGTGCCCTATATCGAGGCGGCGGGCGAACTCAAGACCAAGCCGACCCAGCATTCGGTCAAGGAGCTGCGCGCCATCGGCATCCAGCCGGACATCCTGATGTGCCGCGCCAGCCATCCGATCCCGGACGACGAGCGCCGCAAGATCGGCCAGTTCTGCAACGTACCGACGGAGCGCGTCATCCCCGCGCTCGATCTCGACACGATCTATCGCGTGCCCATGGCCTATCACCAGGCCGGGCTCGACACCCAGCTTCTCAAGGTGTTCGGCATCGACGACGCACCGGAGCCGGATCTCGCGCGCTGGCAGCAGGTCGTCGATCGGGTGAAGAACCCGGAAGGCGAGGTGCGCATCGCCATCGTCGGCAAGTACATGCAGGTCAAGGACAGCTACAAATCGCTCAGCGAGGCGCTGGTCCATGGCGGCATCGCCAACAATGTGAAGGTCCATCTCGACTGGATCGACAGCGAGATCTTCGAGCGCCCCGACGCGCCGGCTTTCCTGGAGAACGTCAACGGCATCCTGGTGCCGGGCGGCTTCGGCGAGCGCGGCACCGAAGGCAAGATCCACGCGGTGAAATTCGCCCGCGAGCGCAAGGTGCCGTTCTTCGGCATCTGCTACGGGCTGCACATGGCGGTGATCGAGGCGGCGCGCGACCTCGCGGGCCTGGAAGGCGCCGGCACCACCGAGATCGGCCATCCCAAGCATCCCGTCATCGGGCTGATGACCGAATGGGTGAAGGGCAATCGGAAAGAGACGCGCAGTGCCGACGGCGACATGGGCGGTACGATGCGTCTGGGCGCCTACACGGCGGTGCTGACGCCGGGCAGCCGCGTGTCGGAAGTCTATGGCGGCGCCACCGAGATCAGCGAGCGTCACCGCCACCGCTACGAAGTGAATACAGAATACGCCAAGCTGTTGGGCGAGAAGGGCTTCAAGGTGAGCGGCTGGTCGCCGGACGGGAGGCTTCCCGAAATCATGGAATTTCCGGATCACCCCTGGTTCATCGGCGTGCAATTCCACCCCGAACTGAAGTCCCGCCCCCTCGAACCGCACCCGCTGTTCACCAGCTTCGTGGCGGCGGCGGTGGCGAAGAGTAGGTTGGTGTGA
- the secG gene encoding preprotein translocase subunit SecG, with translation MQAILIAIELLVAVALIVTVLLQRSEGGALGMGGGGSGLGGLFSPRGAADTLTRATTLLGALFFITCLGLNVLALHGRDEKSFLEAPAAPPPASKPLFPAAPAKPALPTPH, from the coding sequence GTGCAAGCTATTCTGATCGCCATCGAGCTCCTGGTCGCCGTGGCGCTGATCGTCACCGTGCTGCTGCAGCGCTCGGAGGGCGGGGCGCTCGGCATGGGCGGCGGCGGCTCGGGCCTGGGCGGCCTGTTCTCGCCGCGCGGCGCCGCCGACACGCTGACCCGCGCCACGACGCTTCTGGGCGCGCTCTTCTTCATCACCTGCCTGGGCCTGAACGTGCTCGCGCTGCATGGCCGCGACGAGAAGTCGTTCCTCGAAGCGCCGGCCGCGCCGCCGCCCGCTTCCAAGCCGCTGTTCCCCGCCGCCCCGGCCAAGCCCGCGCTGCCGACGCCGCATTAA
- a CDS encoding energy transducer TonB has translation MSDPNLAAPPRFSLRARLIGAAALMLSGIAIGVYLEYGIVMGQLAAPCPPVWPRVPPVLGDARQGIVAPHVVDHPLDYSWGEQLVGMHGDVLVEVFVEPDGGVGAARLIHSSGYCPLDASALAGIARWRYSPAARHGVPFGAWWITNVAFRLGAPRASPPASAGQQTMNSPLHR, from the coding sequence ATGTCCGATCCGAATCTGGCAGCTCCGCCGCGATTCAGCCTGCGCGCGCGCCTGATCGGCGCGGCGGCGCTGATGCTGTCCGGCATCGCCATCGGCGTCTATCTCGAATACGGCATCGTCATGGGCCAGTTGGCCGCGCCCTGTCCGCCGGTATGGCCGCGCGTGCCGCCGGTCCTGGGCGACGCCCGGCAGGGGATCGTCGCGCCGCATGTCGTCGATCATCCGCTCGACTATAGCTGGGGCGAACAGCTCGTCGGCATGCATGGCGACGTGTTGGTCGAGGTTTTCGTCGAGCCGGACGGCGGCGTGGGCGCGGCCCGGCTCATCCATTCCAGCGGCTATTGCCCGCTCGATGCCTCGGCGCTCGCCGGCATCGCCCGTTGGCGCTACAGCCCGGCCGCCCGGCATGGCGTGCCCTTCGGCGCCTGGTGGATCACCAATGTCGCCTTCCGCCTGGGCGCGCCGCGCGCGTCCCCGCCGGCCTCCGCCGGTCAGCAGACGATGAACTCCCCGCTCCACCGCTGA